From Mytilus edulis chromosome 9, xbMytEdul2.2, whole genome shotgun sequence, the proteins below share one genomic window:
- the LOC139488676 gene encoding cocaine esterase-like, translated as MRKCQKNKMNAFKFAVVMTLVGVNFVTGIGTVVNSASGPIKGLKTQNKQTGKDLYEFRGIPFGNPPIGPLRFKKPEPVDKWTDTLDATEFGAACPQSVPDMMLDFKPSKMSEDCLFLNVYVPTHDNKNRKLPVMVWIYGGGLVMGFSNQYDGGWIATQGDVIVVTLNYRLDIFGFFTVDHPASKGNYGLWDQKLALQWVHDNIASFGGDPESVTLFGESAGGWSVSFQSLIPQNKGLFQRSISQSGVVNELNMLTKKQINERTIDLAKKTSCPINDMYKFTDCLRDKDISELLKATDMFSFMPEDRLEVFQPPYIPVVDGELFQDHPLRSLKDKKSDVAKFFGSLDFIAGFTSNEGLTLAMELPPKVQENFDFNATESIPLRFICKGMVDPFVEKFYKNDSDIKEKLCKFYTSETTFTDEQSLKATDFMADCMFGHTVKRMLDYHSSFGGRTYQYLFSKEKPFMGDAPKWAKGSGHGEELQFMFDAEVLLPSFNVSLDTLEDQHFANALIGYWTSFARKGEPEGEVVWKPFDTTSKYYLDLDTVTTLKSDLKPEVMNFWLKDMPPIELDPVNVINVHDEL; from the exons ATGAGAAAGTGCCAAAAGAACAAAATGAACGCTTTTAAATTTGCTGTTGTAATGACCCTGGTGGGTGTAAATTTTGTAACTGGTATTGGTACAGTCGTCAACTCTGCATCCGGTCCAATTAAAGGACTAaagacacaaaataaacaaacaggaAAGGACTTATATGAATTCCGTGGAATTCCGTTTGGGAACCCACCAATAGGTCCACTTAGATTTAAAAAACCAGAACCGGTTGATAAATGGACGGATACACTAGATGCAACAGAATTTGGAGCTGCATGTCCACAGTCCGTCCCAGATATGATGTTAGATTTTAAGCCGTCAAAAATGTCCGAGGACTGTTTATTCTTAAACGTATATGTTCCAACCCATgataataaaaacagaaaattgcCAGTTATGGTGTGGATATATGGTGGTGGTCTAGTCATGGGCTTTTCCAACCAGTACGATGGAGGATGGATTGCCACACAAGGAGATGTGATAGTAGTGACGTTGAATTATAGATTGGATATATTTGGTTTCTTTACAGTTGATCACCCAGCTTCAAAGGGAAACTATGGTCTATGGGACCAAAAGCTTGCACTGCAATGGGTACACGACAACATTGCATCATTTGGAGGGGATCCTGAGTCTGTTACATTATTTGGAGAATCAGCAGGGGGATGGAGTGTATCTTTTCAATCATTGATACCGCAGAATAAAGGGCTTTTCCAGAGATCAATATCACAAAGTGGTGTAGTCAATGAGTTAAATATGTTAACTAAGAAGCAAATAAATGAAAGAACCATTGATCTTGCAAAGAAAACCTCATGTCCGATCAACGACATGTATAAATTCACGGACTGCCTTCGTGACAAAGATATAAGTGAACTTTTAAAAGCCACCGATATGTTTAGTTTTATGCCCGAAGACAGACTGGAAGTTTTTCAACCGCCATATATTCCAGTTGTAGATGGCGAATTATTTCAGGATCACCCTCTGCGAAGTTTAAAGGATAAAAAGTCGGATGTTGCCAAATTTTTCGGGTCTTTGGACTTTATCGCAGGTTTTACATCAAACGAAGGTCTTACGCTAGCAATGGAATTACCTCCAAAAGTTCAAGAAAACTTTGATTTCAATGCTACTGAAAGTATCCCACTCAGATTTATTTGTAAGGGAATGGTTGATCCGTTTGTAGAAAAATTTTACAAGAACGATTCTGATATAAAAGAAaagctttgtaaattttacaCATCGGAGACGACTTTTACTGATGAACAGAGCCTGAAAGCAACTGATTTTATGGCTGATTGCATGTTTGGACATACCGTCAAAAGAATGCTTGATTATCATTCATCTTTTGGAGGGAGGACATACCAATatctcttttcaaaagaaaaacccTTTATGGGCGATGCACCGAAGTGGGCTAAAGGTTCTGGTCATGGAGAAGAACTACAGTTCATGTTTGATGCAGAAGTATTATTGCCGTCTTTTAATGTTAGTTTAGATACGCTAGAAGATCAACATTTCGCTAATGCACTAATTGGATATTGGACATCCTTCGCCAGAAAAGG agaaccgGAGGGGGAAGTTGTTTGGAAACCATTTGACACAACGTCGAAGTATTATTTGGACCTGGATACAGTCACAACACTGAAGAGTGATTTAAAACCGGAAGTGATGAATTTTTGGTTGAAAGATATGCCACCAATAGAATTAGATCCAGTAAATGTTATAAATGTACACGACGAATTATGA
- the LOC139488674 gene encoding uncharacterized protein, translated as MSDYFSPLNDLKFKDNIKVAENPAFTNKSAVNETEVAISIQFTYRFLKQLNETADKYSFSYVEILNSQIDFVQFIESERLNKRLRFLSYKILAEIGSVKGRQRINLLSKCTVVSIFKSELLDVRCYEIKLCKLDEKKIELEKKCRVLSEKLSKENEMANIISEQNLDIYALQEKNSYLANYIQKLESQLPNVQTEKDIDIDTLKPKTRQRTLKKLETEAQRALWFAETFGLTPKSLTMTSKKGENISIRLQEKEKSDVSHFTSMSEEDKEKIKKLVFLLDRFCISDAAYHEFTMIHDDLPRSYLLIQCKNELNKMVEIERLPGNVPGAMINLNSEIEKLLERHTVKHSDVNDIKIKFSGDGTKVSRISNFVIFSISNMSINGSLSFQEQHTFAIVECSETYDNLKKCCKPIFDQFNSVLSKRKWHIGEKTLNVEYFVSADMKFIQLLLGLCGATGEYACPWCKVNKEGRSDLTRPWDYYHNPSIGRNIEDMLDSNFKKSYGCKHMPLISLPVNHYVPDELHLMLRITDVLLRNLIDDALEMDDDSKMRRIIPINLKKLTELLQSCGVSFHMWHNKAGEIEWTSLSGTEKVKLLNHLPSKLASEDGVIFENSKHSVIKLWEDFYVLYKYVNDTTDSGEVIFEKAKLWLENFLNIGKLCRKGYNLHNVTPYMHCLVYHVPFFASHFGPLKMFSGQGLEKNNDIVKQIHQKKSNKWDSAVSALVTRKRLEFGHTNNLEREKRAYEKSSNWWTNDLKNSRSVKRRLILEEISEADIYNKSSVDFTNMTDHELKLYLKSNGVNTKLRKREKLLSLILSLNV; from the coding sequence atgtcTGATTATTTTTCACCATTGAATGATCTTAAGTTCAAAGATAATATCAAAGTAGCTGAAAATCCAGCATTTACAAACAAATCAGCAGTAAATGAAACAGAAGTAGCTATTAGTATACAATTCACTTATAGATTTTTGAAACAGCTAAATGAAACTGCTGACAAATACTCTTTTTCCTATGTGGAAATACTAAATAGTCAAATCGATTTTGTTCAGTTTATTGAAAGTGAAAGATTGAACAAAAGATTAAGATTTTTAAGTTACAAAATTTTAGCAGAAATAGGTTCAGTTAAAGGAAGACAAAGAATTAATTTATTATCAAAGTGTACAGTTGTTTCGATTTTTAAGTCAGAACTGCTAGATGTTAGGTGTTATGAAATAAAACTTTGTAAATTAGACGAGAAGAAAATTGAGCTTGAAAAGAAGTGCAGAGTCCTAAGCGAAAAACTAAGCAAAGAGAATGAGATGGCAAATATCATTAGCGAACAAAACTTGGACATATATGCTCTTCAGGAAAAGAATTCCTACCTAGCTAATTATATTCAAAAGCTTGAATCTCAGTTGCCAAACGTACAGACTGAGAAGGATATAGATATAGATACTTTAAAGCCAAAAACACGACAGAGAACATTAAAAAAGCTTGAAACTGAGGCACAGAGAGCCTTGTGGTTTGCCGAAACGTTTGGTCTTACACCAAAGTCATTAACAATGACCAGCAAAAAGGGCGAAAATATTTCTATCCGTCTTCAAGAAAAGGAGAAAAGCGACGTGTCACATTTTACATCAATGTCAGAAGAGgataaagaaaaaattaaaaaactagtGTTTTTGCTGGATAGGTTTTGCATAAGTGATGCAGCCTATCATGAGTTCACAATGATTCATGATGATTTGCCACGTTCCTATTTACTAATTCAATGTAAAAATGAACTAAATAAAATGGTCGAAATTGAAAGGTTACCGGGAAATGTTCCAGGTGCCATGATAAATTTGAATTCAGAGATTGAAAAATTGTTGGAAAGACATACTGTTAAACATAGTGatgtaaatgatataaaaatcaaattttcgGGCGATGGCACCAAAGTTAGTagaatttcaaattttgtaattttttccaTTTCTAATATGTCAATAAATGGATCTTTGTCTTTTCAAGAGCAACACACATTTGCTATTGTAGAATGCTCTGAGActtatgataatttaaaaaaatgttgtaaacCTATTTTTGATCAATTTAATAGTGTTTTGTCTAAGAGAAAATGGCATATTGGAGAAAAAACActaaatgttgaatattttgtcaGCGCCGATATGAAATTTATTCAGCTGTTATTAGGATTATGTGGTGCAACGGGTGAATATGCTTGCCCATGGTGCAAAGTTAACAAAGAAGGACGATCAGATTTAACTCGTCCCTGGGATTATTATCATAATCCTAGCATAGGTAGAAACATTGAAGACATGTTAGACAGTAATTTTAAAAAAAGCTATGGTTGTAAACATATGCCTTTAATATCTTTGCCTGTCAATCATTATGTTCCGGATGAGCTTCACTTGATGCTCAGAATAACTGATGTTTTATTGAGGAACTTGATTGACGACGCACTTGAAATGGATGATGATTCAAAAATGAGACGCATAATcccaataaatttgaaaaaattgaCTGAATTGTTACAGAGTTGTGGGGTTTCATTTCATATGTGGCATAACAAGGCAGGGGAAATAGAATGGACGAGTTTGTCCGGGACAGAAAAAGTCAAGCTTTTGAATCACCTTCCATCAAAATTAGCTTCTGAAGATggtgttatttttgaaaactcaAAACACTCAGTTATCAAACTTTGGGAAGATTTTTATGTTCTTTATAAGTATGTTAATGATACCACAGACAGCGGAGAAGTTATATTTGAAAAAGCAAAATTATGGTTAGAAAATTttttgaacattggtaaactTTGTAGAAAAGGGTATAATTTGCATAATGTCACTCCTTATATGCATTGTCTCGTGTATCACGTCCCTTTCTTTGCTTCACATTTTGGACCATTAAAGATGTTTTCTGGACAAGGATTAGAAAAAAATAACGATATAGTTAAGCAAATTCACCagaaaaaaagtaacaaatgGGACTCAGCTGTTAGCGCTCTAGTTACAAGAAAACGTCTTGAATTTGGACATACCAATAATTTAGAAAGGGAAAAAAGGGCTTATGAAAAAAGTTCCAATTGGTGGACTAATGACCTTAAAAACTCTAGGTCAGTGAAACGAAGGTTAATATTAGAAGAAATTTCAGAAGCAGATATCTATAATAAATCATCTGTTGATTTTACAAATATGACAGACCATGAACTTAAATTGTATTTGAAAAGTAACGGTGTAAATACAAAGTTGAGGAAAAGGGAAAAGCTGTTAAGTCTAATTTTGTCATTGAATGTGTAA
- the LOC139490087 gene encoding jerky protein homolog, producing MPHKGKGIYGQYDVEALKNAVDAVKSGMSIRKAAIRYGVPKSSLNDRTTGKKPIALEFGRKPTIPIEIEDRMVEVVLTLSEKGFGITKRQMLARVGTLVRQMDLKTPFKNGIPGKDWWKGFKNRHPEVVIRKPEKLSTVRSRMLNATVVGNYFKELQTVTEELSPTSIWNMDETGINLEHQPAGVLARRGAKSVPGRVGNTRENITLLPCVNAAGEKMPTFIVAKGKTSRSLRAYNMHEGPENAEWRFQAKAWMDDELGEDWFKNVFLKHCGPQRPQVLVLDSHHSHETLGLLEAALANRIEVLAFPPHTTHFLCPLDRTIFGPLMKEYGYLCTEYMSSDPNNIVNKESAPKLIRQAYEKAFTRVNIVSGFESTGIYHWNPLAIPKEAFSPSDAFDRNNNGQSKTDEHPLQWVLANIQSVPNNPIPFVSLPTDVTPIAQPENVQQNLEVVVEIHRSAVPSSVHTVAENQGQDGEYTVDFESPNNSILNTSNDPMISQSLSDLDAANILAALNDGNMEITAGETVESSLHQDITGWSSQWNSELENIFKLPPIIPKPPKKNSRRLTSHRLLTSPQILNEKRKAKQEKDDKCKKLKAKKDEKCNNLKVKKEKKK from the coding sequence ATGCCCCATAAGGGAAAAGGGATTTACGGACAATATGATGTCGAGGCACTAAAAAATGCAGTTGATGCAGTTAAAAGTGGAATGTCAATTAGAAAGGCAGCAATACGCTATGGTGTCCCCAAGTCAAGTTTAAACGACAGAACAACAGGTAAAAAACCAATAGCACTAGAATTTGGTAGAAAACCAACCATACCAATTGAAATTGAAGACAGAATGGTGGAGGTAGTCCTGACATTATCAGAAAAAGGCTTTGGAATAACAAAGAGACAGATGTTGGCACGCGTCGGGACACTTGTCAGACAAATGGATCTAAAAACTCCGTTTAAGAATGGTATTCCTGGAAAAGATTGGTGGAAAGGATTTAAAAACAGACATCCTGAGGTTGTAATCCGAAAACCTGAAAAACTTTCAACAGTAAGATCAAGAATGCTGAATGCAACTGTTGTTGGCAACTACTTCAAGGAACTGCAAACAGTAACAGAAGAACTTTCCCCTACATCAATATGGAATATGGATGAAACTGGGATCAATCTAGAACATCAGCCTGCTGGAGTATTAGCGCGTAGGGGTGCTAAGTCAGTTCCCGGTCGTGTAGGGAATACACGGGAAAATATAACACTCCTTCCCTGTGTCAATGCCGCCGGGGAAAAAATGCCAACATTCATTGTGGCAAAAGGTAAAACATCGCGTTCTCTGAGAGCATACAACATGCATGAAGGACCAGAAAACGCAGAGTGGCGTTTCCAGGCAAAAGCATGGATGGACGATGAGCTCGGTGAGGATTGGTTCAAAAACGTGTTTCTAAAACACTGTGGTCCCCAGCGACCACAGGTTCTAGTTTTAGATTCTCATCATTCACATGAGACATTGGGACTTCTGGAAGCAGCCCTTGCAAACAGGATAGAGGTACTTGCGTTTCCACCACATACAACACACTTCTTGTGTCCTCTTGACAGAACAATATTTGGACCTTTAATGAAGGAATATGGATACTTATGTACCGAATACATGTCATCTGACCCCAACAACATAGTCAACAAGGAATCAGCCCCGAAATTGATACGACAGGCATATGAGAAGGCCTTCACAAGGGTAAACATAGTATCAGGGTTTGAATCTACAGGAATATACCACTGGAATCCTTTAGCAATTCCTAAAGAAGCTTTCAGCCCTTCCGATGCATTTGACCGGAACAATAATGGCCAATCCAAAACTGATGAACACCCTCTTCAATGGGTTTTGGCCAACATACAAAGTGTTCCAAACAACCCTATTCCATTTGTATCACTGCCCACAGATGTGACGCCCATTGCTCAACCAGAAAATGTTCAGCAAAACTTAGAAGTTGTTGTTGAAATTCACAGGTCAGCGGTCCCAAGCTCCGTGCATACAGTGGCAGAAAATCAAGGCCAAGATGGTGAATACACAGTTGATTTCGAAAGCCCTAATAATTCTATTTTGAACACATCAAATGATCCAATGATCTCACAAAGCTTATCGGATTTAGATGCTGCAAATATTTTGGCAGCACTTAATGATGGTAACATGGAAATCACTGCAGGAGAAACGGTGGAATCATCACTTCATCAAGATATCACTGGATGGTCTTCTCAATGGAATTCAGAGTTGGAGAATATTTTCAAATTGCCGCCTATAATTCCAAAACCACCTAAgaaaaacagcagaaggttaaCTTCCCATAGACTGTTAACGAGTCCACAAATACTAAATGAAAAACGCAAGGCTAAGCAGGAAAAGGACGATAAGTGTAAGAAATTGAAAGCAAAGAAGGATGAGAAGTGTAACAACTTAAAGGTTAAGAAGgagaaaaagaaataa